The Setaria italica strain Yugu1 chromosome IX, Setaria_italica_v2.0, whole genome shotgun sequence genome has a window encoding:
- the LOC101778784 gene encoding uncharacterized protein LOC101778784, giving the protein MALASATIAAAATASSPSRLIRRFPSSPPPPSLLPLAARPGARSSPRACSYHRFVVRWKGRARALLGGFSDAGVSESDDDDEDEDAVEPAAAAAAPERWDVLGLGQAMVDFSGTVDDEFLERLGIEKGTRKVVNHEERGRVLRAMDGCSYKAAAGGSLSNSLVALARLGSSRSAGYPELKIAMAGSVGSDPLGSFYRAKLRRANVHFLSKPVKDGTTGTVIVLTTPDAQRTMLAYQGTSSTLSYDSDLANLVSKSNVLIVEGYLFELPHTIEAIKQACEDAHKNGALIAVTASDVSCIKRCYNDFWDIVGNYADILFANANEARAFCELPSTDSPMSATRYLSHSVPLVSVTDGVHGSYIGVKGEAIYIPPPPCLPVDTCGAGDAYASGILYGILRGASDLKGIGLLASRVAAVVVGQQGTRLRVQDADRLAESFAHHLDSLEFCSDV; this is encoded by the exons ATGgcgctcgcctccgccaccattgccgccgccgccacggcctcctccccctcccgcctcatccgccgcttcccttcctccccacctcctccctcgCTACTCCCCCTCGCCGCGCGCCCAGGGGCCCGGAGCTCCCCGCGCGCCTGCAGCTACCACCGGTTCGTGGTGCGTTGGAAGGGCCGGGCGCGAGCGCTCCTCGGGGGATTCTCGGACGCCGGCGTCAGCGAgagcgacgacgatgacgaggacgaggacgccgtcgagcccgccgcggcggccgccgcgcccgagAGATGGGACGTGCTCGGCCTCGGCCAGGCCATG GTTGATTTCTCAGGGACGGTGGATGATGAGTTCCTCGAGAGATTGGGCATAGAGAAGGGCACGAGGAAGGTCGTAAACCATGAGGAGAGGGGACGGGTCTTGCGCGCCATGGATGGGTGCAGCTACAAGGCTGCAGCCGGAGGTTCCCTGTCCAACTCACTTGTGGCGCTGGCAAGGCTTGGAAGTAGCCGGTCTGCTGGCTACCCTGAGCTTAAAATTGCAATGGCTGGCAGTGTGGGCAGTGACCCACTAGGTAGTTTCTACAG GGCGAAATTGCGTCGTGCTAATGTGCATTTCTTGTCTAAGCCGGTCAAAGATGGGACTACTGGAACTGTCATTGTCCTAACAACACCGGATGCTCAGCGAACTATGCTTGCATATCAG GGTACATCGTCAACTCTGAGTTATGATTCAGACTTGGCCAATTTAGTGTCCAAATCAAATGTACTAATTGTGGAAGGTTATCTATTTGAGCTTCCTCACACAATTGAAGCTATCAAGCAAGCGTGTGAAGATGCTCACAAGAATGGTGCACTCATTGCTGTTACAGCATCAGATGTATCTTGCATCAAGAGATGCTACAATGATTTTTG GGACATTGTAGGAAACTATGCTGACATTCTGTTCGCCAATGCCAACGAAGCAAGGGCATTCTGCGAGCTACCTTCAACAGACAGCCCCATGTCAGCCACAAGATACTTAAGCCACTCTGTTCCGTTAGTATCCGTGACCGATGGCGTGCATGGCTCCTACATTGGGGTGAAAGGTGAAGCAATATACATCCCTCCGCCACCCTGCTTGCCTGTGGACACCTGTGGCGCCGGCGATGCATACGCTTCTGGGATTCTGTATGGCATCCTCCGGGGTGCTTCAGACCTGAAAGGCATCGGCCTGCTGGCCTCACGGGTAGCTGCTGTTGTTGTCGGGCAGCAAGGCACGCGCCTGCGGGTCCAGGACGCCGACAGATTGGCTGAATCGTTTGCGCATCACCTGGATAGCTTGGAGTTCTGTTCAGATGTTTGA
- the LOC101778383 gene encoding uncharacterized protein At2g38710, whose amino-acid sequence MVVATEEMAVYCFDTLVSHFTGDQPPAPAFEDGNHPLFVTWKKATNGSEPRLRGCIGTLEPRQIVSGFKDYALTSALRDRRFPPIQSKELPTLECTVSILTDYETAEGYLDWEVGKHGLIIEFTDPDYNIRRSATYLPEVASHEGWGHVETIDTLMKKAGYHGTITESLRKKIRVTRYQSTLYTMHYGEYVAYVKKNRGAAPAINGVTVVNGFKPGH is encoded by the exons ATGGTGGTGGCCACGGAGGAAATGGCGGTCTACTGCTTCGACACCCTCGTCTCCCACTTCACCGGCGACcagccgccggcccccgccttCGAGGACGGCAACCA CCCATTGTTTGTGACCTGGAAGAAGGCTACCAATGGTTCAGAACCACGCCTCCGAGGATGCATAGGAACCTTGGAGCCCCGTCAGATTGTCAGTGGCTTTAAGGACTACGCACTAACTAG TGCCCTGAGGGACCGGCGCTTCCCCCCAATCCAATCAAAGGAACTGCCAACCTTGGAGTGCACAGTGTCTATACTGACTGATTATGAAACTGCAGAGGGCTACCTCGATTGGGAG GTTGGAAAGCATGGTTTAATTATTGAATTTACAGATCCAGACTATAACATAAGACGCAGTGCAACCTATTTACCTGAGGTTGCTAGCCATGAAG GATGGGGACACGTAGAGACTATTGACACGCTGATGAAGAAGGCGGGTTACCATGGTACCATCACTGAGTCCTTGAGGAAGAAGATCCGTGTCACCCGCTACCAGAGCACCCTGTACACCATGCACTATGGTGAATATGTTGCATACGTCAAGAAGAATAGAGGTGCAGCCCCAGCAATTAACGGGGTGACTGTAGTTAATGGCTTCAAGCCAGGCCATTGA